The proteins below are encoded in one region of Nilaparvata lugens isolate BPH unplaced genomic scaffold, ASM1435652v1 scaffold5274, whole genome shotgun sequence:
- the LOC120355928 gene encoding mediator of RNA polymerase II transcription subunit 4-like, producing KIYLLYSYLLFQATAIFQAKQKLQSISRANKKPVSSEDLIKFAHRISASNAVCAPLTWQPGDPRRPYPTDIEMRMGFLGRFGDLPLNGHMVAQQGSLSDIHRTGHPPEPPASQQNQFAWHLSGEMHMTVPGQGSIAMDTRNHKDAEDVEVMSTDSSSSSSSDSQ from the exons aaaatatatctATTGTACTCTTATTTGTTATTCCAGGCTACAGCAATTTTCCAAGCCAAACAAAAACTGCAGTCGATCAGTCGTGCCAACAAAAAACCTGTTTCGTCTGAAGATCTGATCAAATTTGCCCACAGAATAAGTGCTTCAAACGCGGTGTGTGCACCTCTCACGTGGCAGCCTGGAGATCCGAGGAGACCGTATCCCACAG ATATTGAAATGCGTATGGGATTTCTTGGAAGATTTGGCGATTTGCCCCTGAACGGTCACATGGTGGCTCAGCAGGGCAGCCTATCTGACATCCATCGTACGGGACATCCACCAg AACCTCCAGCTTCTCAACAGAACCAGTTCGCTTGGCATCTGTCGGGTGAGATGCACATGACCGTGCCAGGCCAGGGCTCCATAGCCATGGACACCCGCAATCACAAAGACGCCGAAGACGTGGAGGTCATGTCCACCGACTCCAGCAGCAGTTCTTCCAGTGATTCTCAGTAG